The Nitrosopumilus cobalaminigenes genome contains a region encoding:
- the ileS gene encoding isoleucine--tRNA ligase produces the protein MELSTKFDAKAIESQVKEYIKSIDLEKQIFASDKPEKIRFIEGPPTMNGIPHAGHLRGRVIKDLWYRFNTLQGKKIEFNGGWDTQGLPVELQVEKELGVSGGKTEAIKEFGVERIVAECKKVVEKFNKTWVEVDDLLGMSFNHEKAYWTFRDEFIEREWQVLKKAYENKILEEDFTVIAYCPSCQTSLSHAEVNQGYEEVKDPSLYYKVKLVDEDAFLIVWTTMPFTLVTDAMVGLQPEEEYAYVKVESETWVIGKTRLEELMIELKIEEYQIEKTAKGSEFEGKKYIHPLLDLIPELNEISKLENYHVAVSETFVDASTGSGLVHLSPANGEEDIKIANKRKVKIFSPINDEVKFTDKAGKYQGMFVRDADRPIVEDLKEHNALVKIGKIKHKYPLCWRSHHPIVWLARRGWFYKLDRLENKAIDAAESVEYFFEQPKNRFLGIIKERHPWCISRERIWGCPLPVWNCGDCGEKSWFFTRKDIVESADKLPDGPDFELHRPWIDNITVKCKKCNGVNTKREEYVLDTWHNSGSAPYSSLTDEEYSNEIPAPFFTEGIDQTRGWAYTLLIENVILNNSAIPPYKAFLFQGHVLDEKGGKMSKSKGNVLEGAELLQKYPADLIRFYFMWKASPIEPLSFSTDELMSRPYQVINTLFNLHLYFQQNSQYDNFDNTNTIEWAKQNDLLTSPDIWLLSKLQKLIQILTEKNETCKFHEGAKAMDDFIINNLSQIYIPITRGELWDEDEEKKNRRLSIYAVLSEVLKTLDILIHPFCPFTSEHLYQSVFSGKQSILLDKWPTYQESLVNEEIEESFDIMKDVVSISSAARMKGKLKRRWPLNEAQICVQKGQKVKLESLSELLQSQLNVEKFTITETEKESGLEQILELKQLGLPVKGIVELERKRIGPKAKQHMGKLVSTFNETDPEEIISSLQKESKYDFDIDGEKISLDNEDFIIDFDASENFAVAKRDNYTVLISTSRNREMMARGLVKDIARRLQTLRKERGYTPTDVLEVASILELDEESLEMMKEKAKELAFLVRVKQVNFTESCKEYKEDDIDGQKIKISVE, from the coding sequence ATGGAACTTTCCACTAAATTTGACGCAAAAGCAATAGAATCTCAAGTTAAAGAATACATCAAATCCATTGATTTAGAAAAACAAATTTTTGCATCAGACAAACCTGAGAAAATTAGATTTATCGAGGGGCCACCGACCATGAACGGTATTCCTCACGCAGGTCATCTTAGAGGCCGAGTCATCAAAGATTTGTGGTACAGATTCAATACATTGCAAGGTAAAAAAATTGAATTTAACGGAGGATGGGATACACAGGGACTTCCAGTGGAATTACAGGTTGAAAAAGAGCTTGGGGTTTCAGGAGGAAAAACTGAAGCAATCAAAGAGTTTGGAGTAGAGAGAATTGTTGCAGAATGTAAAAAAGTTGTAGAGAAATTCAACAAGACATGGGTAGAAGTTGATGATTTACTTGGAATGTCATTTAATCATGAAAAAGCATATTGGACTTTTAGAGATGAATTTATTGAAAGAGAATGGCAAGTTCTCAAAAAAGCATATGAAAATAAAATTTTAGAAGAAGACTTTACAGTTATTGCATATTGTCCTAGTTGCCAAACATCACTTAGTCATGCAGAAGTAAATCAAGGATATGAAGAAGTCAAAGACCCATCATTATACTATAAAGTAAAACTAGTAGATGAAGATGCATTTTTGATAGTTTGGACTACGATGCCATTTACACTGGTTACAGATGCAATGGTAGGACTACAACCAGAAGAAGAATATGCATATGTCAAAGTTGAAAGTGAAACATGGGTAATTGGAAAAACAAGATTAGAAGAATTGATGATAGAACTAAAAATTGAAGAATACCAAATTGAGAAAACTGCAAAAGGCTCAGAATTTGAAGGGAAAAAATACATCCACCCACTATTAGATTTGATTCCAGAATTAAATGAAATTTCAAAATTAGAGAATTATCACGTTGCAGTATCTGAAACTTTTGTAGATGCAAGCACAGGTAGTGGACTAGTACATCTTTCACCAGCAAACGGTGAGGAAGATATCAAAATTGCAAACAAAAGAAAAGTCAAAATTTTTAGTCCAATTAACGACGAGGTGAAATTTACAGATAAGGCAGGTAAATACCAAGGAATGTTTGTCAGAGATGCAGACAGACCAATTGTAGAGGATCTCAAAGAGCACAATGCTCTGGTAAAAATAGGTAAAATCAAACACAAATATCCACTATGCTGGAGATCACACCATCCAATCGTATGGCTTGCTAGAAGAGGTTGGTTTTACAAATTAGATAGACTAGAAAACAAAGCAATTGATGCTGCTGAAAGTGTAGAATACTTTTTTGAGCAACCAAAGAATAGATTTCTCGGAATTATCAAAGAAAGGCATCCATGGTGTATTTCGCGTGAAAGAATTTGGGGATGTCCATTACCTGTTTGGAATTGTGGAGATTGTGGTGAGAAGAGCTGGTTCTTTACAAGAAAAGACATTGTAGAGTCAGCAGACAAGTTACCTGATGGCCCAGACTTTGAATTGCACAGACCATGGATTGACAACATTACAGTAAAATGCAAAAAATGTAATGGAGTCAATACAAAAAGAGAAGAATATGTTTTAGATACATGGCACAACAGTGGTTCTGCACCATATTCATCATTAACAGATGAAGAATATTCTAATGAAATTCCAGCTCCTTTCTTTACAGAAGGGATTGATCAAACTAGAGGATGGGCATATACTCTATTAATTGAAAATGTGATTTTAAACAACTCTGCAATCCCTCCCTACAAAGCATTCTTGTTTCAAGGACATGTACTTGATGAAAAAGGAGGCAAAATGAGTAAGAGTAAAGGAAATGTTTTGGAAGGAGCAGAATTATTACAAAAATATCCAGCAGATTTGATTAGATTCTATTTCATGTGGAAAGCAAGTCCAATTGAACCCCTTAGTTTCAGCACAGATGAATTAATGTCAAGACCATACCAAGTGATAAACACATTATTCAATTTACACCTGTACTTTCAACAAAATAGTCAATACGATAATTTTGATAATACAAACACAATTGAATGGGCAAAACAAAACGATTTGCTCACATCACCAGACATTTGGCTATTATCAAAACTTCAAAAACTAATTCAAATCTTGACTGAAAAGAATGAGACATGCAAGTTCCACGAAGGAGCAAAGGCAATGGATGATTTTATAATTAACAATCTTAGTCAGATATACATTCCAATTACAAGAGGAGAGTTGTGGGATGAGGATGAAGAAAAGAAAAACAGAAGGCTTTCAATTTATGCAGTACTAAGTGAGGTGCTCAAAACACTAGATATTTTGATTCATCCATTTTGCCCATTTACTAGTGAACATCTGTATCAATCAGTGTTTTCAGGAAAACAAAGCATACTGCTTGACAAATGGCCAACATATCAAGAGTCACTAGTCAATGAAGAAATTGAAGAATCATTTGACATTATGAAAGATGTGGTATCTATCTCATCAGCTGCCAGGATGAAAGGAAAATTAAAGAGAAGATGGCCATTAAATGAAGCACAAATTTGTGTTCAGAAAGGTCAAAAGGTAAAACTTGAATCATTATCTGAATTATTACAATCACAGCTCAACGTGGAAAAATTTACCATTACTGAAACAGAAAAAGAATCAGGTCTTGAACAAATTTTAGAATTAAAGCAGTTAGGATTACCAGTAAAAGGAATTGTAGAATTAGAAAGAAAAAGAATTGGACCAAAAGCAAAACAACACATGGGAAAATTGGTTTCAACATTTAATGAAACAGATCCTGAAGAAATTATTTCATCGCTACAAAAAGAATCAAAATATGATTTTGATATTGATGGTGAAAAAATATCATTAGACAATGAAGATTTTATCATAGACTTTGATGCAAGTGAGAATTTTGCAGTTGCAAAAAGAGACAATTACACTGTACTAATTTCAACATCAAGAAACAGAGAGATGATGGCAAGAGGATTAGTCAAAGACATTGCTCGAAGACTGCAAACTCTAAGAAAAGAAAGAGGATACACACCAACGGATGTTTTAGAGGTAGCATCAATTTTGGAATTAGATGAAGAATCACTTGAGATGATGAAAGAAAAAGCAAAAGAATTGGCATTTTTGGTCAGAGTAAAACAAGTCAACTTTACAGAGTCTTGTAAAGAATACAAAGAAGATGACATTGATGGTCAAAAAATCAAGATTTCTGTAGAATAG
- the dps gene encoding DNA protection during starvation protein, whose product MSESNPNVVGINVLKQNGLDVDELVKELIKNAAVEFTAYYYFTNLRAHCTGIEGEGLKGIIEDARLEDLSHFESCLERIYQLGGALPNDATEFIKISGCGFLQLPENPTDHNAILEKCLKAEQGAIVNWNKICQMTLGKDPATYDIAKDILAEEIEHESWFLELIYGRPSGHMRRKYAGERPHTRKHSRALDMA is encoded by the coding sequence ATGTCCGAATCAAATCCAAATGTTGTTGGAATTAACGTTCTAAAACAAAATGGCCTAGATGTTGATGAATTGGTTAAAGAACTAATCAAAAATGCAGCAGTTGAATTTACTGCATACTATTACTTTACCAATCTCAGAGCACATTGTACAGGCATAGAAGGTGAAGGATTGAAAGGAATTATCGAAGATGCAAGACTAGAAGATCTTAGTCACTTTGAATCATGCCTTGAGAGAATCTACCAATTAGGTGGAGCACTCCCAAATGACGCAACTGAATTTATCAAAATTTCAGGTTGTGGATTCTTACAACTTCCAGAAAATCCAACAGATCATAATGCGATTCTAGAAAAATGTCTCAAAGCAGAACAAGGAGCAATTGTCAACTGGAATAAAATTTGTCAGATGACATTAGGAAAAGATCCTGCCACATATGATATTGCAAAAGATATCTTGGCTGAAGAGATTGAACATGAGTCTTGGTTCCTAGAGCTAATCTATGGAAGACCATCAGGACACATGAGAAGAAAGTATGCAGGTGAAAGACCACATACAAGAAAACATTCTAGAGCATTAGATATGGCCTAA